The proteins below are encoded in one region of Tsuneonella sp. CC-YZS046:
- the ligA gene encoding NAD-dependent DNA ligase LigA, with protein sequence MTEADAANELMRLARQIARHNRLYHAEDDPEISDPEFDALVRRNAELEAAFPHLIRPDSPSRQVGHEVAASPLSKVTHEVRMMSLDNAFTDEEVADFVGRVRRFLALPEDEPVTMTAEDKIDGLSCSLRYEDGRLVLAATRGDGQVGENVTANVAHIADIPQQLSGKAPEVFEIRGEVYMSKADFLALNRAQEEAGGKIFANPRNAAAGSLRQKDASVTARRPLRFWAHGWGAASAVPGTTQFEVMQQIAAWGLPISPDLALCRSLDEMLAAYRRIGEGRAGLPYEIDGVVYKVDRLDWQQRLGFVAKAPRWGLARKFPAERAETTLESIDIQVGRTGKLTPVGRLAPVLVGGVTVTNVTLHNRDEIARLGVRPGDRVVIQRAGDVIPQVVENLTRAEDRPAFPFPDHCPECDSEAVAEEGEVDVRCTGGLICPAQRTERLRHFVSRTALDIEGLGEKTIADFFARGWLESPVDIFRLHQRRDAILALDGWQDKSVDNLLKAIEAKRRPDAARLLFGLGIRHVGAVTARDLMKRCTTLPRLRELAEQAHAGDAEAAAELISIDGVGPVVVEALGDFFHEDHNKQVWDDLLSEVSPPPYIVETKDSVVAGKTVVFTGKLETMSRDEAKAQAEALGAKAAGSVSPKTDLVVAGPGAGSKLKKAAELGIEVIDEAGWAEIVKAAG encoded by the coding sequence ATGACCGAAGCCGATGCCGCCAATGAGCTGATGCGGCTGGCGAGGCAGATCGCCCGACACAACCGGCTCTATCACGCGGAGGACGATCCGGAGATTTCGGACCCCGAGTTCGATGCCCTGGTCCGCCGCAATGCGGAGCTGGAGGCGGCGTTCCCGCATCTGATCCGGCCGGACAGCCCATCCCGGCAGGTGGGGCACGAGGTGGCGGCCTCGCCGCTGTCGAAGGTGACGCATGAGGTTCGCATGATGAGCCTCGACAATGCCTTCACGGATGAGGAAGTGGCGGATTTCGTGGGCCGCGTGCGGCGCTTCCTCGCCCTGCCGGAGGACGAGCCGGTGACGATGACGGCCGAGGACAAGATCGACGGCCTGTCCTGCTCGCTGCGTTACGAAGATGGCAGGCTGGTGCTGGCGGCGACGCGCGGCGATGGGCAGGTGGGCGAGAACGTGACCGCCAATGTCGCCCATATCGCCGATATTCCGCAGCAGCTTTCCGGCAAGGCGCCGGAGGTGTTCGAGATTCGCGGCGAGGTCTATATGTCCAAGGCCGATTTCCTTGCGCTCAACCGCGCGCAGGAGGAAGCCGGGGGCAAGATCTTCGCCAATCCGCGCAATGCCGCCGCCGGATCGCTCCGCCAGAAGGATGCCTCGGTCACGGCCCGGCGGCCCCTGCGGTTCTGGGCGCATGGCTGGGGCGCGGCCAGCGCGGTGCCGGGGACGACCCAGTTCGAGGTGATGCAGCAGATCGCGGCCTGGGGCCTGCCGATCTCGCCGGACCTGGCCCTGTGCCGTTCGCTCGACGAGATGCTGGCCGCCTATCGCCGGATCGGCGAGGGGCGCGCGGGCCTGCCCTATGAGATCGATGGCGTGGTCTACAAGGTGGACCGGCTGGATTGGCAGCAGCGGCTGGGCTTCGTGGCCAAGGCTCCACGCTGGGGCCTTGCCCGCAAGTTCCCGGCGGAGCGGGCCGAGACCACGCTCGAAAGCATCGACATCCAGGTTGGCCGCACCGGCAAGCTGACCCCGGTCGGGCGGCTCGCCCCAGTGCTGGTGGGCGGCGTCACCGTCACCAATGTCACGCTCCACAATCGCGACGAGATCGCGCGGCTCGGTGTGCGCCCCGGCGACCGGGTGGTGATCCAGCGCGCGGGCGACGTGATTCCGCAAGTGGTGGAGAATCTGACGCGGGCCGAGGATCGCCCGGCTTTCCCGTTTCCCGATCACTGCCCCGAATGCGACAGCGAGGCCGTGGCGGAGGAGGGCGAGGTGGACGTCCGCTGCACCGGCGGGCTGATCTGCCCGGCGCAACGGACCGAGCGGCTGCGCCATTTCGTCAGTCGCACCGCGCTCGACATCGAAGGGCTGGGCGAGAAGACCATCGCGGATTTCTTCGCGCGCGGCTGGCTGGAAAGCCCGGTCGATATTTTCCGCCTGCACCAGCGCCGCGACGCCATTCTGGCGCTGGATGGATGGCAGGACAAGTCTGTGGACAATCTGTTGAAAGCGATCGAGGCCAAGCGTCGGCCCGATGCAGCGCGGCTGCTGTTCGGGCTGGGTATCCGCCATGTCGGCGCGGTGACGGCCCGCGACCTGATGAAGCGCTGCACCACCCTGCCGCGATTGCGCGAACTGGCGGAGCAGGCCCATGCCGGAGATGCGGAAGCCGCCGCCGAACTGATTTCCATAGATGGCGTCGGCCCGGTGGTGGTGGAGGCGCTGGGCGATTTCTTCCACGAGGATCACAACAAGCAGGTCTGGGACGATCTCCTGTCCGAAGTGTCCCCGCCGCCCTATATCGTCGAGACGAAGGACAGCGTCGTGGCGGGCAAGACGGTGGTGTTCACCGGCAAGCTCGAGACGATGAGCCGGGACGAAGCCAAGGCGCAGGCGGAGGCCCTGGGCGCCAAGGCGGCCGGTTCCGTTTCCCCCAAGACCGATCTGGTGGTGGCGGGGCCGGGGGCGGGTTCCAAGCTCAAGAAGGCCGCCGAACTTGGGATCGAGGTGATCGACGAGGCTGGCTGGGCGGAGATCGTCAAGGCGGCGGGGTAA
- the recN gene encoding DNA repair protein RecN, with the protein MLSQLSIRNIVLIESLDLAFEPGLGVLTGETGAGKSILLDALGLVLGNRADAGLVRAGEEQASVTAAFDFAELPEGLRNALAEAEVEIEPGEPLIVRRRLKSDGGSKAFINDQPVGVALLREIAPALVELHGQHDDRGLVNPRGHRALLDRYAGGDVDGVAAAWEVWRAAGERLAVARAGIERARADQDLLLAHLAELTAIEPVGGEEEQLAGARADMQKGEKLAGDLEALRHLWDGSDSALASLRGAARRLDRIAGEHPLLGEALEALDRAVIEAGEAEDRLARAAEALTHDPAELDRIEARLFELRALARKHDCQVDDLPEAMHRMRAALDAIEGGEAEIGALEQAERAAQESYRARAQALHEVRTAAAARLDKAVAGELAPLKLDAARFRTAVTALPEERWGAHGMDSVEFLIATNPGAGFAPLTKIASGGELSRFILALKVALAERGGAATVIFDEIDRGVGGAVASAIGERLARLAEGGQLLVVTHSPQVAARGATHYMIAKSSEGTVTRTSVMLLDAGGRQEEIARMLSGAEITAEARAQADRLLEGV; encoded by the coding sequence ATGCTGAGCCAACTTTCCATCCGAAATATCGTGCTGATAGAGTCGCTGGACCTTGCCTTCGAGCCGGGGCTGGGCGTGCTCACGGGCGAAACCGGCGCGGGCAAGTCGATCCTGCTCGACGCGCTGGGCCTCGTGCTCGGCAATCGCGCCGATGCGGGGCTGGTGCGCGCGGGGGAGGAGCAGGCCAGCGTCACCGCCGCCTTCGATTTCGCCGAATTGCCGGAAGGTTTGCGCAATGCGCTCGCGGAGGCGGAGGTGGAGATCGAGCCGGGCGAGCCGCTGATCGTCCGGCGGCGGCTCAAATCCGATGGCGGATCGAAAGCCTTCATCAACGACCAGCCGGTGGGCGTGGCCTTGCTGCGCGAGATCGCGCCCGCGCTGGTGGAACTGCATGGCCAGCATGACGACCGCGGCCTCGTCAATCCGCGCGGCCACCGCGCCTTGCTGGATCGCTATGCCGGTGGGGACGTGGATGGCGTTGCGGCGGCCTGGGAGGTGTGGCGCGCGGCGGGTGAGCGCCTTGCCGTGGCGCGCGCCGGGATCGAACGGGCCAGGGCGGACCAGGATCTGCTGCTGGCCCATCTGGCCGAGCTGACAGCCATCGAGCCGGTGGGGGGCGAGGAAGAGCAACTCGCGGGCGCCCGCGCCGATATGCAGAAGGGCGAGAAGCTGGCGGGCGATCTGGAGGCCTTGCGCCATCTCTGGGACGGTTCGGATTCCGCGCTTGCCAGCCTTCGCGGCGCGGCCCGGCGGCTGGACCGGATCGCGGGGGAGCATCCCCTGCTCGGCGAAGCGCTGGAAGCGCTGGATCGCGCGGTGATCGAGGCGGGCGAGGCGGAGGACCGGCTGGCACGGGCGGCGGAGGCGCTGACCCATGATCCGGCCGAACTGGACCGGATCGAGGCGCGGTTGTTCGAGCTGCGCGCGCTGGCCCGCAAGCACGATTGCCAGGTTGACGATCTGCCCGAAGCGATGCACCGGATGCGTGCCGCGCTGGATGCCATCGAAGGCGGGGAAGCGGAAATCGGAGCGCTGGAGCAGGCCGAGCGTGCCGCGCAGGAGAGCTATCGGGCGCGGGCGCAAGCCTTGCACGAGGTGCGAACCGCCGCTGCCGCCCGGCTGGACAAGGCGGTTGCCGGGGAGCTTGCGCCGCTCAAGCTGGATGCCGCGCGCTTCCGCACCGCCGTCACCGCGCTGCCGGAGGAGCGCTGGGGCGCGCATGGCATGGACAGCGTGGAGTTCCTGATCGCCACCAATCCCGGCGCCGGTTTCGCGCCGCTGACGAAGATCGCATCGGGCGGCGAGCTGTCGCGCTTCATCCTCGCCTTGAAAGTGGCTCTGGCCGAGCGGGGCGGGGCGGCGACGGTGATCTTCGACGAGATCGACCGGGGCGTGGGCGGCGCGGTCGCCAGCGCGATCGGGGAACGGCTGGCGCGGCTGGCGGAAGGGGGGCAACTGCTGGTGGTCACGCACAGCCCGCAGGTCGCCGCGCGGGGCGCCACGCACTACATGATCGCCAAATCGTCCGAAGGCACCGTGACCCGCACCTCGGTCATGCTGCTGGATGCCGGGGGCCGTCAGGAGGAAATCGCGCGGATGCTGTCCGGCGCGGAAATCACCGCCGAAGCGCGGGCGCAGGCGGATCGGCTACTGGAAGGTGTATAA
- a CDS encoding nuclear transport factor 2 family protein, with protein sequence MASQLIRNLTKAWAGDEQMLLDQYVEDCTFTDKAFDIVHHGHKGLREVFAFSFGMMPDFRVEYGNEVLGEHAGSVEWTFTGSFQGEYDGVKHNGTPVRIEGVSFMTFRDGKIATNTDYWNVKHIEQQLAAVTA encoded by the coding sequence ATGGCAAGCCAGCTGATCCGGAATCTGACCAAGGCATGGGCGGGCGACGAGCAAATGCTGCTCGACCAGTATGTCGAGGATTGCACCTTCACCGACAAGGCGTTCGACATCGTCCATCATGGCCACAAGGGCCTGCGCGAGGTTTTCGCCTTCAGCTTCGGCATGATGCCCGATTTCCGCGTCGAATACGGCAACGAGGTGCTGGGCGAACACGCAGGCTCGGTGGAGTGGACATTCACCGGCAGTTTCCAGGGCGAATATGACGGCGTGAAGCACAACGGCACGCCGGTGCGGATCGAAGGGGTGTCCTTCATGACCTTCCGCGACGGCAAGATCGCGACCAACACGGACTACTGGAACGTGAAGCACATCGAGCAGCAACTGGCCGCCGTCACGGCCTGA
- a CDS encoding ferritin family protein has product MTIDLPANAPKTTQEAFEYVGSMGPNVTIDDLKILALTEALGMELYANLAAGTDNAAVQDLLLENGKEELLHARRVGKAIEILTGKRFPIPAIEDNPIYTPLPEMPLTREALQKLADAEFAGESLYAGVAASFDDEQAKALFLQNGKEESDHGHRLAKAAELLG; this is encoded by the coding sequence TTGACCATCGACCTGCCGGCGAATGCGCCGAAGACGACCCAGGAAGCCTTCGAATATGTAGGTTCCATGGGGCCGAACGTGACCATCGATGATTTGAAGATACTCGCCCTGACCGAAGCGCTGGGAATGGAACTCTATGCCAATCTGGCGGCCGGGACCGACAACGCCGCGGTGCAGGACCTGCTGCTGGAAAACGGCAAGGAGGAACTGCTGCATGCCCGGCGCGTCGGCAAGGCCATCGAGATCCTGACCGGGAAGCGGTTCCCGATCCCCGCGATCGAGGACAATCCGATCTATACGCCGCTGCCGGAAATGCCGCTCACTCGCGAGGCGTTGCAGAAACTGGCCGATGCCGAATTCGCGGGCGAGAGCCTGTACGCGGGCGTTGCGGCCAGCTTCGATGATGAGCAGGCCAAGGCGCTGTTCCTGCAGAACGGCAAGGAAGAGAGCGATCACGGCCATCGTCTGGCGAAGGCGGCCGAACTGCTGGGCTGA
- a CDS encoding CaiB/BaiF CoA-transferase family protein has protein sequence MGGPLQDVKVLEFGGIGPAPFAGGYLADFGADVVRVDRPGPDRPMTAPPEFDFYNRNKRSIALDLKSEEGRETARRLATEADIVIEGYRPGVMERLGLGPDVLLGANPRLVFARMTGWGQSGPLADAVGHDINYAAITGALHATGYPDRPPTPALNLVADIGGGAMYLVSGVLMALHHARNTGKGQVIDVAMVDGVCHMMSAFQAMTQGGMWSGRRHDNSVDGGSPDYGVYVAKDGLYIAVGAMERQFYAGLLELLELDPQALPDRADRANWPGLRALFAERFASRTRNEWLARAEGREICFSAVLSIAEAWDDPHLRARGTFEEFAGRLHPAPAPRLSETPGELVRPTPPVDADREAILADWRIRGA, from the coding sequence ATGGGCGGGCCGCTTCAAGATGTGAAAGTGCTGGAATTCGGGGGAATTGGGCCGGCGCCGTTCGCGGGCGGCTATCTGGCGGACTTCGGCGCCGATGTGGTGCGGGTGGATCGGCCGGGGCCGGACCGGCCGATGACCGCGCCGCCGGAATTCGACTTCTACAATCGCAACAAGCGGTCCATCGCGCTCGATCTCAAGTCGGAAGAAGGGCGGGAAACCGCCCGCCGCCTGGCGACGGAAGCGGATATAGTGATCGAGGGATACCGGCCCGGCGTGATGGAGCGGCTGGGCCTGGGGCCGGATGTCCTGCTCGGGGCGAACCCCCGGCTGGTGTTCGCGCGCATGACCGGCTGGGGGCAGAGCGGCCCGCTTGCCGATGCGGTGGGGCACGACATCAATTATGCGGCGATCACCGGCGCGCTCCATGCCACCGGCTATCCCGACCGGCCGCCGACCCCCGCGCTCAATCTGGTTGCCGACATCGGCGGCGGCGCGATGTATCTCGTCTCCGGCGTGCTGATGGCGCTGCATCATGCGCGCAACACCGGCAAGGGCCAGGTGATCGACGTGGCGATGGTGGACGGCGTTTGCCACATGATGTCCGCGTTCCAGGCGATGACCCAGGGCGGCATGTGGAGCGGGCGGCGCCATGACAACAGCGTCGACGGCGGCAGCCCGGATTATGGCGTCTATGTGGCCAAGGATGGGCTGTATATCGCAGTGGGGGCGATGGAGCGGCAATTCTATGCCGGGCTGCTGGAACTGCTCGAACTCGATCCGCAAGCGCTGCCGGATCGGGCCGACCGGGCGAACTGGCCGGGCCTGCGCGCCCTGTTTGCGGAGCGTTTCGCCTCGCGCACTCGCAATGAGTGGCTGGCCCGCGCCGAGGGCAGGGAAATCTGCTTCAGCGCGGTTCTTTCCATCGCCGAGGCGTGGGACGACCCGCATCTGCGCGCGCGCGGCACTTTCGAGGAATTCGCGGGCAGGCTGCATCCCGCCCCGGCGCCCCGGCTATCCGAAACGCCGGGCGAACTGGTCCGGCCGACTCCGCCGGTGGATGCGGACCGGGAGGCGATCCTCGCCGATTGGCGGATTCGCGGCGCTTGA
- a CDS encoding long-chain-fatty-acid--CoA ligase, which produces MRGTGILAQAIAKNPNGVATICGDRQRLWKEVGQRVPRAASGLRGLEIRDGATVAVLAMNSDRYLELFFAVPWAGGVLAPLNIRWSEKENAFALNDCEAAVLCVDDAFLDQVPALLRDAPRLKALVYLGDGETPEGMTSYEDLIAGHAPLEDAGRAEEDLYAIFYTGGTTGMPKGVAMSHRALGYGSISYLSLLPSVEDLSFLYIGGFFHFSGASAVFYITMTGGKHVVLPKFDPLPVMQAISTHRVTNMVMVPTMVSMLLNHPDFEKYDLSSLRTCVYGGSPMPEALMAEAARKLPGWEFYQIYGMTETCGFATMLRWRDHVFSGPRASRIRSCGQPAPGFEVKVVSPEGELMPPGQLGEIAIRSDFLMSGYLNRPDQTAEVLRDGWMHSGDAGYLDEDGFLYVADRVKDMIVTGGENVFSIEVERALYKHPSVREAAVIGIPSEEWGEAVHAVVVPRPGANISAEALIAHCRELIGAYKCPKSVEFREEPLPVTPVGKVRKNVLRDPWWEGRDRKIG; this is translated from the coding sequence ATGCGGGGAACCGGCATTCTAGCTCAGGCCATCGCGAAGAATCCGAACGGCGTGGCGACCATCTGCGGCGATCGCCAGCGGCTGTGGAAGGAAGTCGGCCAGCGCGTTCCCCGCGCGGCATCCGGCCTGCGCGGGCTGGAAATCCGCGACGGCGCGACCGTGGCGGTGCTGGCGATGAATTCGGACCGCTATCTGGAGCTGTTCTTCGCCGTGCCCTGGGCCGGCGGCGTCCTCGCGCCGCTCAACATCCGCTGGTCGGAGAAGGAAAACGCCTTCGCCCTGAACGATTGCGAGGCGGCGGTCCTGTGCGTGGACGACGCCTTTCTCGATCAGGTTCCCGCATTGCTGCGGGATGCGCCCCGGCTGAAGGCGCTGGTCTATCTGGGCGACGGCGAGACGCCGGAAGGCATGACGTCATACGAAGATCTGATCGCCGGCCATGCCCCGCTCGAGGATGCGGGCCGCGCCGAGGAGGATCTCTACGCCATATTCTACACCGGCGGCACCACCGGAATGCCCAAGGGCGTGGCCATGTCGCACCGCGCACTCGGCTACGGCTCGATCTCCTATCTCTCGCTGCTGCCCTCGGTCGAGGACCTGAGCTTCCTCTATATCGGCGGCTTCTTCCATTTCTCGGGGGCCAGCGCGGTGTTCTACATCACCATGACCGGCGGGAAGCATGTCGTGCTGCCGAAGTTCGATCCGCTGCCGGTGATGCAGGCGATCAGCACCCATCGGGTGACCAACATGGTGATGGTGCCCACCATGGTTTCCATGCTGCTGAACCACCCGGATTTCGAGAAATACGATCTCTCCAGCCTGCGCACCTGCGTCTATGGCGGCTCGCCCATGCCCGAGGCGCTGATGGCGGAAGCCGCACGCAAGCTGCCCGGCTGGGAGTTCTACCAGATCTACGGGATGACCGAGACATGCGGCTTCGCCACCATGCTGCGCTGGCGCGACCATGTCTTTTCCGGCCCCCGGGCCAGCCGCATCCGATCCTGCGGGCAGCCCGCGCCGGGCTTCGAGGTCAAGGTCGTGTCGCCCGAGGGTGAACTCATGCCGCCGGGCCAGCTCGGCGAGATCGCCATCCGCAGCGACTTCCTGATGAGCGGCTATCTCAACCGCCCGGACCAGACCGCCGAAGTGCTGCGCGACGGCTGGATGCATTCCGGCGACGCCGGCTATCTCGACGAGGACGGCTTCCTCTATGTCGCCGACCGGGTGAAGGACATGATCGTGACCGGCGGAGAGAACGTGTTCTCGATCGAAGTGGAACGCGCGCTCTACAAGCATCCCTCCGTGCGCGAGGCGGCGGTGATCGGCATTCCGAGCGAGGAATGGGGCGAGGCGGTTCATGCCGTGGTCGTGCCCCGGCCGGGCGCGAATATCTCCGCCGAGGCGCTGATCGCCCATTGCCGCGAATTGATCGGCGCCTACAAATGCCCGAAATCGGTGGAATTCCGCGAGGAGCCGCTGCCCGTCACGCCGGTGGGGAAGGTCCGCAAGAATGTGCTGCGGGACCCCTGGTGGGAAGGCCGGGACAGGAAGATCGGCTGA
- a CDS encoding outer membrane protein assembly factor BamD — MLSLTRTSRSPFRHVVLASVAAALALTAGCAGGKAKKDTAYVARDVETLYAAAKARLDRGDVKQAAALFDEVERQHPYSPWARRAQLMSSFSYYLARNYPQAIQSAQRFLSIHPGNKDAPYAYYLIALSYYEQISDVERDQKITQQALNALEEVNRRFPQSEYAADSRLKIDLVRDHLAGKEMEIGRFYEKTGKWLAARIRFQTVVEQYDTTSHAPEALYRMTETSLALGVPEEAVKYAAVLGKNYPGSEWYEKAYKLVQRHAEGVQAS, encoded by the coding sequence ATGTTGTCGCTGACCCGCACCTCCCGCTCGCCCTTCCGGCATGTCGTCCTTGCCAGCGTGGCCGCCGCCCTGGCCCTCACGGCCGGTTGCGCCGGGGGCAAGGCGAAGAAGGACACCGCCTATGTCGCGCGCGACGTCGAAACGCTCTACGCCGCGGCGAAGGCGCGGCTGGACCGCGGCGATGTGAAGCAGGCGGCCGCCCTGTTCGACGAGGTGGAGCGCCAGCACCCCTATTCGCCCTGGGCGCGCCGCGCCCAGCTGATGAGCTCTTTCAGCTATTATCTGGCGAGGAACTATCCGCAGGCGATCCAGTCCGCCCAGCGCTTCCTGTCGATCCACCCCGGCAACAAGGACGCGCCTTACGCCTATTACCTGATCGCGCTCAGCTATTACGAGCAGATCAGCGATGTGGAGCGCGACCAGAAGATCACCCAGCAGGCGCTGAATGCGCTGGAGGAAGTGAACCGGCGCTTCCCGCAAAGCGAATATGCTGCCGACTCCCGCCTCAAGATCGACCTGGTGCGCGATCACCTCGCCGGCAAGGAAATGGAGATCGGGCGGTTCTATGAAAAGACCGGGAAGTGGCTGGCCGCGCGCATCCGCTTCCAGACCGTGGTGGAGCAATACGACACCACCAGCCATGCGCCCGAAGCGCTCTACCGCATGACCGAAACCAGCCTTGCGCTGGGCGTGCCGGAAGAGGCGGTCAAATATGCGGCCGTGCTGGGCAAGAACTATCCGGGCAGCGAGTGGTATGAAAAGGCCTACAAGCTGGTCCAGAGGCATGCGGAAGGCGTGCAGGCGAGCTGA
- a CDS encoding nuclear transport factor 2 family protein — translation MPLTPDDGRTDDERAVLRFCDLWARQDVEAMLDCFTPDAHYIDMPLPPRRGLDEIRDYIQGIFTAFTCEIETLHIASSGNIVFTERVDYLTRTDGEKPTVPLPVTGVMEMKDGKIWRWRDYLDLGTAEQGLGLVIRSSGEMSDAR, via the coding sequence ATGCCGCTTACGCCCGATGATGGCCGCACCGACGACGAACGCGCGGTGCTGCGTTTCTGCGACCTGTGGGCCAGGCAGGATGTCGAGGCGATGCTCGACTGTTTCACGCCGGACGCGCATTATATCGACATGCCGCTGCCCCCACGCCGGGGGCTGGACGAGATCCGCGACTATATCCAGGGGATCTTCACGGCCTTCACCTGCGAGATCGAGACGCTGCACATCGCTTCTTCCGGCAACATCGTGTTCACGGAGCGAGTCGATTACCTGACCCGCACCGATGGCGAGAAGCCCACCGTGCCGCTGCCGGTCACGGGCGTGATGGAGATGAAGGACGGCAAGATCTGGCGCTGGCGCGATTATCTCGATCTCGGCACGGCGGAGCAGGGGCTGGGTCTGGTGATCCGCTCCAGCGGTGAGATGAGCGACGCGCGCTGA
- a CDS encoding SDR family NAD(P)-dependent oxidoreductase, whose translation MPNLQGKVAVITGGASGMGAAAARAFVRDGARVVLGDLNAEALDAICEKLGRDKAIGKVGNIADEVDAAALIEAAVEAFGKLDILFNNAGIGGIGSVTDTTTELWQQVIGVDLSAVFYGSRAAVPHMRRNGGGAIINNASVSGMFGDYGMASYAAAKGGVINLTRNMALDFAREGIRVNCICPGAIDTPLFAGMKQAPGVFDAFIQAVPMKRLGNPSEIGETVAFLASDAASYITGAVIPVDGGLTCKTGWPDLNDHMEELKRVFG comes from the coding sequence ATGCCAAATCTGCAGGGCAAGGTTGCGGTCATCACCGGCGGCGCTTCGGGCATGGGGGCGGCCGCGGCGCGCGCTTTCGTGCGCGATGGCGCAAGGGTGGTGCTGGGCGATCTCAATGCCGAGGCGCTGGACGCGATCTGCGAGAAGCTGGGCCGCGACAAGGCGATCGGCAAGGTCGGCAATATCGCGGATGAGGTGGATGCCGCCGCGCTGATCGAAGCGGCGGTGGAAGCGTTCGGCAAGCTCGACATCCTGTTCAACAATGCCGGGATCGGCGGGATCGGCTCCGTCACCGACACGACCACCGAGCTGTGGCAGCAGGTGATCGGCGTGGATCTGAGCGCCGTGTTCTACGGCAGCCGCGCGGCGGTGCCGCACATGCGCCGCAACGGCGGCGGCGCGATCATCAACAACGCCTCGGTTTCCGGCATGTTCGGCGATTACGGCATGGCCAGCTACGCGGCGGCCAAGGGCGGGGTCATCAACCTCACCCGCAACATGGCGCTGGATTTCGCCAGGGAAGGCATCCGGGTGAACTGCATCTGCCCGGGCGCGATCGACACGCCGCTGTTCGCCGGGATGAAGCAGGCGCCGGGCGTGTTCGACGCCTTCATCCAGGCCGTGCCGATGAAGCGGCTTGGAAACCCGAGCGAGATCGGCGAGACGGTGGCATTCCTCGCGTCCGACGCCGCATCCTATATCACCGGGGCGGTGATCCCGGTGGATGGCGGGCTGACCTGCAAGACCGGCTGGCCCGACCTCAACGACCATATGGAAGAGCTGAAGCGCGTTTTCGGCTGA
- a CDS encoding cold-shock protein — MPIGTVKFFNTDKGYGFIQPDDGGKDSFVHISAVQAAGMHTLDKDQRVSYDVEQGRNGKESAVNLAAA, encoded by the coding sequence ATGCCGATCGGCACAGTTAAATTCTTCAATACCGACAAGGGCTACGGCTTCATCCAGCCCGACGATGGCGGCAAGGACAGCTTCGTCCACATCTCCGCGGTGCAGGCCGCCGGGATGCACACGCTCGATAAGGACCAGCGCGTGTCCTACGACGTGGAGCAGGGCCGCAACGGCAAGGAATCCGCGGTCAATCTCGCGGCCGCCTGA
- a CDS encoding S1C family serine protease, with protein MAAAIRDKEAKLEEYRQGLFCSGCGKLQPELRTIAEGYVQKSRKQSGDEALASLQSAEDADPTYREIYVDRMERASWNRSDQTGFENALKGFSRRETSTVDAIKRIRNIHEWLKKPQFVAFMNDLMGRDQVEALRNSWSAAEVHKTLNDLVTKSKMTMTLSSKMDWRNWAYKKSEKWSVSRISNASPCVSKISLQGLLYSSSGSSKLTTEYNIDWRKFSSIHGNNNGIFLANDSTNETAVAFSLSVDDRDTILVDLIRYHEFCRPYTAWFGLSYKFAEPANSQKLGLPVNVIEGIEPGGPADKAGLAAGDMIGAINGRSSLDIVGETVKGASPGMEYKVSFLRGGKWKNTVIQAAARPIY; from the coding sequence GTGGCCGCAGCCATCCGCGACAAGGAAGCGAAACTTGAAGAATACCGGCAAGGCTTGTTCTGCTCGGGCTGTGGCAAGCTGCAGCCGGAACTGCGAACGATAGCGGAGGGCTACGTCCAGAAGTCCCGGAAGCAATCGGGTGACGAGGCATTAGCCAGCCTTCAATCGGCGGAAGATGCGGATCCCACCTATCGGGAGATCTATGTCGACCGGATGGAGCGCGCCTCGTGGAACCGCTCGGATCAGACGGGTTTTGAAAATGCCCTGAAGGGATTTTCCCGTCGCGAAACCTCCACGGTTGACGCGATAAAGCGCATCAGAAATATCCATGAATGGCTGAAAAAGCCGCAATTCGTCGCTTTCATGAATGATTTGATGGGGCGCGATCAGGTCGAGGCATTGAGGAATTCCTGGTCGGCGGCTGAGGTTCACAAGACCTTGAACGACCTTGTCACAAAATCAAAAATGACAATGACGCTGTCGTCGAAAATGGACTGGAGAAATTGGGCTTACAAAAAGTCGGAAAAGTGGAGCGTGTCCAGAATAAGCAACGCCAGCCCCTGCGTTTCAAAAATTTCGCTGCAAGGTCTATTGTATTCTAGTTCTGGTTCATCGAAATTGACCACAGAGTATAACATAGATTGGAGAAAATTCTCTTCGATTCATGGCAATAATAATGGAATATTCCTGGCCAACGATTCAACGAATGAGACGGCGGTTGCCTTCTCTCTTTCCGTTGATGATCGTGACACGATATTGGTTGACTTGATCCGATATCATGAATTTTGCAGGCCATACACCGCATGGTTCGGCTTGAGCTACAAGTTCGCGGAACCGGCGAATTCGCAAAAGCTGGGACTGCCGGTCAATGTGATCGAAGGGATCGAGCCGGGTGGCCCTGCGGATAAGGCAGGCTTGGCCGCGGGGGACATGATCGGGGCCATCAATGGCCGCAGTTCTTTGGATATCGTCGGCGAAACGGTCAAGGGAGCGTCCCCCGGCATGGAATATAAGGTCAGCTTTCTTCGGGGCGGTAAATGGAAGAATACGGTCATTCAAGCTGCTGCCAGACCAATATATTAA